CTGGAAACCTTGGTTGCCTCACCCAAACAAACAGGTAACAATCCGGTTGCAAATGGATCTAGTGTGCCGGTGTGCCCCGCTTTTTTTGCGTTGTAAAGCTTTGAAACTTGTTTAACCACATCCGCTGAGGTCAAACCCGGTGCTTTATTAACTAATACAATACCGTTCACTGCACGGCGACGACTTCTTCTCTGCATAGACTAATAAAGGGCTTTTTTAATTAATTGCTCAATATGATCAACATGATCGGGTACAGTATCGTAGTGAAAACGAATATCAGGGGTAATGCGTAAACGTAATTGCTTGCCTAGTTCAGAGCGAAAAAAACCCTTCGCTTTTTCCAAGGCTTTTTTAGCATCTAGGATAGCTTGATCCCCTTCCTTGCACCCCATTACAGTGAAGTAAACCTTGGCGACACTTAAGTCCTTGCTAACTTTACACTCGGTCAATGTTAAACCTTGTAAACGTGGATCTTTAACATCACGGCGTAACAAATTTGATAACAAACGAAAAATCTCTTGCGACACCCTATCGGTGCGACTAAAGTCTTGACTCATATTTTATATCATCCATCAGACCAGCAGGCCTGGTTATAAAAAAATGCCCATTCGGGCATTCTAGGGTATATCTTAAACCTTAACTAAGTTATCACTTAATCCAAGGTACGTTTAACCTCGTAACGCTTAAATACTTCAATTTGGTCACCAACGCGAACATCATTATAGTCCTTAACGCCAATACCACACTCCATTCCTTGACGAACATCCTTAACATCATCTTTAAAGCGACGTAACGACTCAAGTTCACCTTGGTATATCACTACGTTATCACGAAGTACACGAATGGGTTGACTACGTTGTACCGAACCTTCAATAACCATACAGCCAGCAATTTGACCAATCTTCGGTGCTTTAAATACATCACGTACTTCAGCCACGCCAATAATCTCTTCTCGCTCTTCAGCTGAAAGCTTACCTTCAATCGCGCGTTTCACTTCATCAACGACTTCGTAAATAATACTGTAATAGTACAAGCCAACACCTTCACGCTCAATTAAACGCTTCGCGGTTGCATCAGCTCGCACGTTAAAACCAAAAATAAGCGCATCAGAAGCAATCGCCAAGTTAACATCACTTTCCGTAATGCCACCCACGCCGCTGCTTACTGCATTAACCTTAACTTCTTCGTTGCTTAAATCAGTTAATGCATTTGAAATGGCTTCAATCGAACCCTGAACATCGGCTTTTAATACAATGTTCACTGACTTCACCTCGCCTTCAGCCATCTTGTTAAACATATTGTCCAACTTAGAACTCTGCTGACGCGCAATTTTGACTTCTTTAAACTTACCTTGACGGAATAACGCCACTTCACGCGCTTTACGTTCGCTTTCAACAGTGATCATTTCATCACCCGCAGCAGGCACACCCGACAAACCTAAGATTTCGACAGGGAAAGACGGACCGGCTGAATCAACCGTCTTACCTTGCTCATTCACTAACACACGTACGCGACCAAATTCCATTCCACAAAGGGCAATATCGCCTTTTCTCAAGGTACCCGACTGAACTAAAACCGTGGCAACCGGACCGCGCCCTTTATCAAGACGCGACTCAATAACCACACCTTTAGCATGACCTTCAGTCGGCGCGTCTAATTCCAGCATTTCAGCACTCAGCAAAATGGCTTCTAATAATTTATCGATGCCAGTACCTTTTTTAGCTGAAACGTGAACAAACTGAACATCACCACCCCATTCTTCAGGAACCACTTCTTCAGCCACTAATTCTTGCATTACACGATCTGGGTTAGCACCTTCTTTATCCATTTTATTGATAGCAACAACAATCCCCACACCAGCGGCTTTAGCATGCTGAATCGCTTCTTTGGTCTGTGGCATCACGCCATCATCTGCTGCAACAACAATAACAACAATATCCGTTACCTTAGCTCCACGTGCACGCATTGCTGTAAACGCTTGGTGACCCGGTGTATCAATAAAAGTAATATCACCATTTGGCGTTTCAACGTGATAAGCACCGATATGCTGTGTAATACCACCCGCTTCGCCATCCGCTGTTTTAGCTTTACGAATATAGTCAAGTAATGAGGTTTTACCGTGGTCTACGTGACCCATAATCGTTACAACCGGCGCACGGTGGACGTATTCGCCATGATACGCCTGCTGCAACACTTCTTCTTCTAAGGCATTTTCTTTTAAAAGAATAGGATTATGGCCAAACTCTTCGACCACAATAGTCGCCGTGTCTTGGTCTAAAACTTGGTTAATGGTTACCATTGTGCCAAGCGTCATCATATACTTAATAACTTCAGCGACTTTAACCGACATTTTATCTGCGAGTTCAGCGACTTGGATGGTTTCAGGGATAGTAACATCACGAATCATAGGTCCCGCTGGGCGTTGAAAACCATGCTGGTTATCAGGTGATGCATGCTTGCTTCCAGCATGCTTTTTATTTCTTCGACGACCCGCAGGCGACTCATCGGACACAATTCTTGTTTTTATTGTTTTTTTGGACTTAGGACGGCCGTCTTCCATTTTACTTTCTTGCGCCTTACCTTCTTTACCCTTTTGACCTTTGGCTTTGTTCTCGCCTTTTGGTTTTTGCTCGATGGCTTTATTAACAATCTCACCGGCTGTTGGTTTACGTGGTTCTTTGTCTTGTTTGACTGACGCAGGCGAGTCTTGGGGTTCAGCCGACTTAACCTCCACAGGTACAGCTGCTTCAGGAGATTGCACTTTTTCAGCTACAGCTTGAAACTGCTCTGCCTGTCGAACAGGCTCAGTTGGCTTAGGCACTTCAATCGGTGCCACGGTTGTAACAGCTTCAGCAACCACTTCAGTTTCTGGACGTTTTACATAAGTACGTTTTTTTCTCACTTCAACATTGACTGTGCGTTTACCCGATCCAGTCGAAAGATTGAGTGTTTTAACCTCTTTACGTTGTAACGTTACTTTTTGAGGTTCATCCGCAGTATCACCGTGTAAGCTTTTTAGATAAGCTAACAATGTGCGTTTTTCACCCTCACTAATCGTGTCGTTTTTCGATTTTCCCTTAACGCCAGAGGCGTTAAGCTGTGCTAATAACTTATCTACAGAAAGGTTGAGTGTTTCTGAAAACTTTAATATTGATACATCGGCCATAATTCTTGCCTCTCCCTTGTACTGTTATTCAAACCATGGTGCGCGTGCTTTCATAATTAACGCGGCGGCCGCATCTGCATCGAGATCGACTAGATCAAGAAGTTCATCTGTACCTAGCTCGGCTAAATCCTCTTGTGTTAGCACACCATTTATTGCTAATTGTTTAGCCATATCGTCGGTCATACCCTCTAATGCTAATAGATCATCTGCCGGTTCAGCTAAAACTGTTTTTTCTTCTCTGACAATCGCTTGAGTCAAAAGCGCATCTTTTGCACGCTGCTTTAGCTCGTTAACCAAATCCTCATCAAAACCATCGATTTCAAGCATTTCAGCTGTAGGTACATAAGCCACCTCTTCAATCGATGTAAACCCTTCATCAACTAGCAACTGAGCTAAATCTTCATCAACCTCAAGTGCGCCTACAAACTTTTCAACTTGATTACTTGCTTCGGAATTATGCTTTTCTTCCATAACGGTTTTGCTCATGACGTTTAGCTCCCAACCAGTCAGCTCGGATGCAAGGCGAATATTTTGCCCACCCTTACCAATAGCCATTGAAAGTTGATCGTCTTCGACCGCTAAATCCATTTCATGGCGATCTTCATCAACCATAATAGATGTAATTTCCGCTGGAGCCATTGCGTTAATAACAAACTGTGCATCATTTGGATCCCACTGAATAATATCAATACGCTCACCATTTAGTTCGTTAGTGACCGCTTGAACACGCCCACCGCGCATACCCACACAGGCACCAATCGGGTCTAAACGTGGATCGTTTGCACGTACAGCAATTTTGGCACGAAAACCCACATCACGCGCAGCGGCCATCACATCAATCAAATCATCACCGATTTCAGGCACTTCAATTTTGAACAATCCAATTAGCATTTCTTTACAAGCACGAGACATAAAAAGCTGAGCACCGCGAGGACGATACATGACTTCTTTTAAATAGGCACGTACATGATCACCCATTCTAAAGCTTTCACGCCCAACCAGTTCACTGCGTGGGATAATCGCATCAACGTTGTCTCCCATATCCAAAATCACATCACCACGGTCGATGCGCTTTACCTGACCGGTAAGAATATTACCTACACGTGCGGAGTATTCTTCAACTACTTTTTTACGTTCTGCTTCACGTACTTTTTGAATTATAACTTGTTTAGCCGTCTGCGCACCAATGCGACCAAAGCCGATTGATTCAATTTCTTCTTCGATATAGTTATCGGGTTGTGCGTTTGGATCCTCGTCTATTGCATCCATCATTCGAATGTATAAACCAGGCTCACCCTCAATCGCCATGTCATCTTCAATGATTAACCAACGACGGTAGGTCGTATAGTTACCCGTACGACGATCAATTTCAACGCGAGCATCGATTTTGTCATCATGGTTTTTAATGGTTGCCATAGCTAAAGCTGTTTCAATCGCCTCAAATATAACCTCCTCATCGACGCCCTTTTCATTCGACATGATTTCAACAACGGACAATACTTCTTTACTCATGATTCAACCGCCTTACAGTTCAACAACTAAATTTGCTTTATCAATACTTGAAAATGGAATTTCGTAACTTTCTCTATCCACTTCGACCACAATTTGCTCGGCACTCGCCTCAATCAGCTCACCTTTAAATTTACGACGCCCCAAAATAGGCAGGCGCGAACGCACATTTATTTTTTGTCCGATATAGAGAGTGTAATGCTCTGGCTTAAACAAGGGCCGCTCCATGCCAGGTGACGAAACTTCCAACAGGTAGGCGGACGAGATGGGGTCTTCAACGTCCATAATGGCACTTATTTGTCGGCTGGCTTTAGCACAATCATCAACAGTTACGCCAACTTCGGGACGATCAATATAGATTCTTAATGTAGAATCCTTGCCTGCGGCAATATATTCACAACCCCAAAACACTAAACCCATTGCCGTAATTGCCGGTGCAACAAGCTCTTCAATTTTTTGTTCAAGCCTCACGCTTCTTCCTCTATCAGAAAACTAGGTGAAAAAAACCAATAAAAAACCCCGTAAAAACGGGGTTCTCTAAGCACGAGCTAACCCTAAATACGCGATCAAAGGTTGGCTCATATAAAATTCATTTCAGAAAAACTTCGCAAAGCATACAGATATAAGACTTTGCTGTCAAGTTAATTGCGATTTCATTCTTTAGCCGTTTTGACGGTAGCTCTTAAGCAACACTTTATTTAGCTAGCAGCAATCTATTCAGCTTTACATAAATCATAGCGCTCATTAAGGCATCATTAAACGCATCATGCTGCCCTAAATGGGGTAGATTAAGTTTTGATAAAATCGTTTTGAAACTTAAATCAAATACTTCATGCTCAGGCTGCAACCAATCTTTATAAAACTTTTTATGGTACAACTCAGACACTTCAATCCGTTGGTTGGGCAGTTCAATCCCCAGCCAAGGTTTAATCACCGCATTCACCATCGCTATATCAAATTCCAAATAATAACCGACCAACGGACGCGAACCAATAAACTCAACAAACTGGCGAATCGCCGCCTGCTCATCCAATCCCTGCTCCACATCCATATTACGCAGACCATGAATCACAATACTTTCTGGGTTGATCCCTTGCTGCTGTTTAAACCTTAAGTTTAAACTCTGGCTTGACAAGATTTCTGCACCGCGAATTTTTATCGCACTCAAGGACACGATTTTATCAAGCTTGGTATCTAACCCTGTTGTTTCGCAATCAAAACACACCAGATCGTGATCCAAGGGTCGATCAAACAAAAAACTAAACTCAGGGTCTTTTAGCCGGCATTTCAACCAGGCCTGGTTGAGTAAATTTAACATTAGCGTATGACATCCATTTTAAAATGTTGTTCTATCACTTTTTTAAACTTATTCACCACGCCAAACGCATCCTTGAGCAAATCTTGCTGAAAATGGGTGAGCTGGTCAGTTTGAATTAAATTATCCAGCGGCTCTGCACGTGTTTTTTTATCTAACATTGCCTGCAAGCGCAAGGTGTTAAAAAAGTTTAGAGTTTCACCCAGCTCAATACCAAAGGCTTCATCAAATACATGGCAATTAATTAATTCGCGGATGCGCCAATGGGTGTTGGTTTTTTCAATGCCTTTTTCTAATGCCAAACAACGCACGCCATGCACAATAGGGAAAATGCCGCCCTTTTTAATATCAATCGAATGGCCCTCATCTTTTTGAGTAATCAGTCGACCAAATAAACCAATCGGTGTTTCAAACTGCAACACACTGAGCGCAAACTGTGGCAAAAACATTTGACGCTTATTCACCTGATGCTGTAATACCTGTTTAATCCGATTTAAGCGCATCGCATCGCCTTGTACTGCCTGGGCATCAAACAGAATCGATAAATTCATAAAACTCTCTAACGAGGGTTTTTCAAACCACTCCCTTATCTGAGCCTCAAACTGACTTTGGCTCATACGCCAAGCAGGGTTTGAAATCATAATATCGCCTGGACAAGGCGGAAAACCCAACTCAATCAACTTAGCTGAATAATTTTGACAAAACACAGCCAAGGCATTAGCATCAAGCGCATCGTCATAGACCACCGCATTATCCTGATCCGTACGCACCACCTGCTCAGAACGTCCTTCGCTTCCCATCACAATAAAGCTAGCCTGCGCGAACTGACCGTCCTGATCCAAAATCGCCCACAATCTTGCTTGCAACTTGCGATGTAATTCATTAACTAGCTTAGCGATATAGTGGGTTTTAACCCCCTTATTTGATAACCCAGCGACCAGGTCGTCGATTTGCTGGGTGACTTTTTTCAAATCCTCAAAACTATCTGCTCGCTCCAGCGTCAACATCACCAGGCCTGATTGATTGGCAAACAAACTCATCAACTCTTTTTGGTGCAACACACCAACAAAGCCTTGTTTATCTCGTACCATCAGCCGATCAACACCATAACGCGTCATTTTTAATAAAGCATTAAACAAGTAGTCATTTTGGTGAATGGATATAACCGGATAACTCACCATATCGGCAATCGGGTTCGCCAAATCAAAACCATGAATCGCCAGGCCGCGTAACAAATCAGACGAAGTAATCACCCCCAACTTATCGCCATCCTTAACTAAACAGGCATCGGTTTTATTAGCTTCCATCTGCTCTACGCAAGATTTAATCGAGGTTTGACAGGATATCTCTACCAACGCATGCAAAGGCGCAATTTTCACTGCATCCATCATCGCCTCAGAGGAAGATTCAATCTGCAATTGCTGGTGAAAACGACTGAGTTTTTCGGTGATGTCATTAAAATAAAAAGCCTCAAAATCTGGGTTATTTTTCAACAACTTGTTAAACACCGCATTTGGCAAACGATAAACCAAGGTTTCTTCAATCGCGTGATAGTTAAGTTTGGCTTTTTGATCCAACAGTGTGGATGCCCCAAACTGCGCATTGGTACCATAAATCGCACACTGTCCTGCGCCCTCATCATCCTGACACTCCGATACCCGCCCCTTCATAACAATATACAAAAAGGCATGCTCAGCGAGATCTAATGGAATCCTGTCATCCTTGGCAAAATACACCACATCTAAAGCGCTGGCCGACTGCTCCAACCAGGCCTGGTCAAGCCGGTCAAAAGGATGCAGGCTGTGCAAAAAACGGGTTTGCTCTAATATTGACATAGACCATCCTCAAGATTGTAAAAAAACAAAAAATAGGTGACAAAAGTTGGTGACAAAAAAAGGGAGCCGAAGCTCCCTTTATTATAGTCTAAACACTGGGTTTAGGTTTCTGGTATCAAAAACCTATTTACCGTGTGCTTGTGCCATAAACTCTTCTGTATTACCACGGTCAGCCGTTAAATAACTCACAACGACCGTGACAATTACCGCAAACGGTACAGAATATAACGCAGGGTTAACCAATACATCAATGCCCATTATTGATTTGGTGCCGAAGAAGGCCGCAAAGGTAAAGATCAATGACGAGATTAAACCTGCTGCCATACCAATAATCACCGCCTGGCTGGTCAACTTACGCCACCACACTGCAAATACCAGTGCCGGCGCAAAGGTACTGGCGGCAATACCAAAACACATGGCAACCAACATCGCCACGTTTTGCTCTTTTAACCAAATTGACATTGCAATCGCGCTAAGCGCTAACACACCCGCGCCAATTTTCGCAAAACGAACCTGCTCTTCGTCGGTTGAGTTAGGACGCAATACACCTTTATACAGATCATGCGATAAGCTAGTTGTGGCTGAGATCAATAAACCCGCCGAGGTACTTAGCATCGCGGCCATAGCACCGGCTGCAATCACACCCATTAACAACTGTCCGCCCATCAATTCACCTAACATCGGCATGGTCATGTTGGTTGCAACACCACGCTGACCATCTGCTAGCAACTGAACCAATGTTGGGTATAAAGCATACATCGCAATCAAGCCAACAAAGAAAACGCTGCCGTAGAAAACCGCCAAGCCCCAAATAGTGAACTCAGCTGATTTACGCGCATCTTTGGCGTTAGACACCGTATAGAAACGAATCAAAATGTGCGGCAAACCTAAAACACCCAAGAACAAAGCCAACACCAAACTCGCGTTATTCATTAGGTCACGTAAACCAACACCCGGTGAAATCGCATTCGGTGCATCGGTCATTATGCCACGCACGGTTTCAATCGCCACCGCACTTTGCGCATTGGTCATACCGGCAATTGCGGCCACGGCTTCCGCATTACCTGCGGCCACTAATGGCGGAACAATATCTTTCCCTTCGATGACCATACCGACTGGGTTGCCGCCAAAGAAGGCAATAATACCGAAAATCAACAAGAAGATTAACGCACCAAACAGGATAGCTCCCTGAACGGCTTGGTTATAGCTTGTACCTTTCATGCCGCCCATGATAACGAAAATCGCCATTAAGGAACCGGTTACGATAACCGTGTAAAGGTAGTCCCAACCCAATAACAGGTTAAATAACAAGCCCGCGCCAACAATCTGTGGCACCAAATACATAACACACAATACCAGGGTAGAGATCATCGCAATCATGCGAATGCCTTTTTCCGAGCCTTCATAACGCGCGTTCAATACGTCGGCAACGGTAAACTTACCCACATTCTTTAACGGGCCAGCAATAATCAGCAACACCACAATCCAAGCGGCAAAAAAGCCCAGTGCTAACCACCAGCCATCGACACCCATCAAGGCCACCGCACCGGCCACACCCAAGAAACTGGCGGCAGACGCATAATCACCAAACATCGCCATTCCGTTTATACGAGGCGAAATACCGCCGCCGGCCACATAAAAATTTGCGGTTGATGAGGTCGAGCGACGATGATAATAACTAATATAGAGCGACAGGGCGATACCCAAAATCACCACACCCAGAGCAACAATATTTTCCATTAGTTGGCGCCCTCTTCTTCTAATTGCTCTATTTTTCTAAGGTATAGGCGCGTGATAATCACCCCCGATACGATAATCAACAAGCCACCCCAAACAGCAAGCGGTAAGCCAATGATCTCTAACGCAGCAATATCTTTGAAGCTGGCTGACGTCATTAACGCCACTCCAAAGTAGAGCACGGTATAGATCACCAACAAAATGCCAGCGAATTTAATTCTACCGTCATTCATAGGATTTCCTTTTTTTGTTATCCTCGTTAAAACTTAGCTCTTCTAAGCGAAGAACCCCTACAGCGGGTTATTATGATCAAAAATCCATTCAACCTGCAAGCATTAATTTGCACTTTTTAGCCACATTATACTTAGTAACGCCAAATTTTAATTATGTTCAAAAAGTGCAAAAGAATAGTTTAAACCGTTTATTGTTGCTGCAATTGCAACAACACTGACGGGTCTTCTAAAGTAGATGTATCTTGGGTAATCTGCTCACCCTTCGCGATGGTACGCAGCAAACGGCGCATAATTTTACCCGAACGGGTTTTTGGTAAGTTGGACCCAAAACGAATTTCATCCGGCTTGGCAATCGGACCGATTTCTTGCGCCACCCAATTACGTAACTCGCTAATCATGGCATTGCGCTCATCACCTGCGGGTAAATCGGTATTCAATACGACAAACGCAAAAACCGACTCACCTTTAACATCATGCGGCTTACCAACGACCGCGGCTTCCGCTACTTTTGGATGGGCGACTAAGGCGGATTCAATTTCCATGGTACCTAATCGGTGACCGGACACATTCAATACGTCATCAACACGCCCTAAAATCCAAATATAACCATCGGCATCCTTATGCGCACTATCACCGACCACGTAGTATTTATTATTAAACTTGGCATAGTAGGTATCAATATAACGCTGATCATCACCCCAAACGGTTTGCAACATAGACGGCCAAGGCTTGCGCACGACTAAGTAGCCACCTTGATTATTTTCGATCTCATTACCTTCCTCATCCACCACAGCGGCATCAATACCAGGCAATGGACGGGTACATGAACCCGGCTTTAACGGTGTCACACCAGGGAAAGGTGCAATCATATGCGCACCTGTTTCAGTTTGCCACCAGGTATCTATAATCGGGCATTCGCCACGACCAATCACCTCGTGATACCACATCCAGGCTTCCGGGTTGATCGGCTCGCCCACTGTGCCAAGAATACGCAGTTTTGAAAGATCATATTGCGCAGCAATATCCTTGCCAAATTTCATCAAGGCACGAATCGCGGTCGGCGCGGTATAAAACACCGTAACGCCATGGTCTTGACACACCTGCCAAAAACGACCGGCATCGGGATAAGTAGGCACCCCTTCAAACATTAGAATGGTCGCGCCCATCGCCAAAGGGCCATAGGCCACATACGAATGGCCGGTAATCCAACCGACATCCGCAGTACACCAGAACACATCGTTATCTTTTAAATCGAACATCCACTCACAAGTCAACTGTGTATTCAGTAAATACCCTGCCGAACCATGTTGCACGCCTTTTGGTTTACCCGTTGACCCTGAGGTATAAAGCAGAAATAACGGATGGTCAGCGGCTACCATAACCGGATCATGATAATTACTCATTCCCGCTTCGGCCTCATGCCACCAGATATCGCGCCCCTCTTGCATCTTCACATCCTGTTTGGTGCGCTGATAGACGATGACTTTTTTGACATGATCGCAGCCGTTAGATAGGGCTTGATCAACGGCGGCTTTAAGCGGAATCGATTTCCCGCCACGCATGCCACCATCGGTGGTAATAATCATCTTAGCGCCAGCGTTCTCAGCCCGATCACGCAAGGCTTCAGCCGAGAATCCACCAAACACAATCGAATGAATCGCGCCGATACGTGCGCAGGCCTGCATAGCAATGACCGCCTGCGGAATCATCGGCATGTAAATAATAACGCGATCACCTGGCTTAATGCCTTGAACTTTTAGCGCATTAGCAAAGCGACACACCTCATCATGCAATTCTTGATAGGTATAATGATGAACATCACCCTTGTCGCCTTCAAAAATAATCGCTAACTTGTCACTCTTAGTGTCTAAATGACGATCAATACAATTATAAGACACATTCATTTCACCATCTGCAAACCAGCGGTATAACGGTGCTTTAGCATCATCTAAGGCCTGGGTAAAGGGCTTATGCCAGCTTAGTTTTTCTTTAGCCAAGTCTGCCCAAAAACCAACATGATCTTGTTCTGCTTTGGCATACATTTCAGCGAGCTTGGCTTGACTAATTGTGGCTTGGGCTTTGATGGCTTCTGAAGGTTCAAAAACTCGGGTTTCGGTTAAAATGGATTCAATATTCGTTGACATTCACGCCTCCGCTTGTTTAATAAATAATGGTATAAACATAAAGTTTCGATATTCTACCGTTTTTGGACCTTCTCGGTTTCTCAATTTTATTAAAAGCCTGTCTTACTTCAGTCTTACTTCAGTCTTACTTCAGTCTTACTTCAGTCTTACTTCAGTCTTACTTCAGTCTTACTTCAGTCTTACTTCAGTCTTACTTCAGTCTTACTTCAGTCTTACTTCATCACTACTTGCGGCTGCCAACCCTGTGAGTGGAGTAATTCAATCAATTCATCGTCGGGCTTGAGTGACCAATAGGACTTAAACTGCGCTTTTGCGAACCGATTCTGATACTCAATAACAAGAGGCAGACCCTCTTCAACGCGATAACTCACCACCAAGGCATTCAGTTCTTGAGATTTTTTAGCGTCAAAACCCGATTCCATTGCAATAAGTTTTAATGCCCGAGCCTGCTGAACTCTCATCTCTGCCAGAGTAACAACCTGTTCGGCACTTAGTTTAATACCACCATTAAAGCTATCTTCCTCTACCGTGCCGTACATCAACAACACGGTATCTAGCTGGACTAAATCCTTAACACTACTAAACACCGCTGGGCGCAATACGGCTTCTAAACGTGCGGTGCGGTCATCAAGGGTAACAAACCCCATTTTATCGCCGCCACGGGTATTTTTTGCACGCACGCCCACAACCAGGCCTGCTACCCAGCGTTTATCATATTTATTCGGCGTAAGCTTAGCTAAACTTTGACTCACATAATGATTCAACTCTTGGCGATAAGCTTCAATCGGATGACCACTTAAATACAAACCTAGTGTATCCTTCTCACCCTTTAAGCGTTCACGCTCAATCATTTCGGGGATATCAACCAGGCCTGGTTGGGGCGTAAGATCTGGCTCGTCCGCCATCAACGCACCAAACAAATCATCTTGACCCGATGCCTCATTCTGTAACGCCTGCTCCGCTTGATGCAAAGCCAGGCTAACGCTTGACAACATAGCCTGACGATTAGTATGTAAACAATCCATCGCACCCGCGCGAATTAATGCCTCCATCACACGACGATTGACCTTTTTACCTGATCGCGCTGCAAAATCAAACAAGTCACGAAAAACCCCTTGCACTTGACGCTCAGAAATCACCCCGTCTAACGCCGCCTCACCCACGCCCTTAATGGCACCTAAACCATATAAAATCGTTTTAACATCACTGGCTTTAAATTTAATATCACAGCGATTAATATCAGGCGGCACCACCTCCAAGCCCATGGCATAGCACTCGTTAATCATATGCACCACTTTTTCAGTGTTATCCATATCCGAGGAAATCTGTGCCGCCATAAAATGCGCCGGGTAATGGGTTTTGAGCCAAGCCGACTGATAAGACACCAAGGCATAAGCCGCTGAGTGAGATTTGTTAAAACCATAGCCTGCAAACTTTTCAACCAAATCGAAAATCTTCATCGCCAGCTGACCATCGACGCCATTATCGATCGCGCCCTGCTCAAACTTGCCGCGCTCCTTGGCCATTTCCTCCGGCTTCTTATTACCCATCGCACGGCGCAACATATCCGCCTCGCCGAGCGTGTAACCCGAGAGCACCTGCGCAATTTGCATAACCTGCTCTTGGTAAAGAATAATGCCGTAAGTTGGCTCTAAAATTTCTTTTAGG
The nucleotide sequence above comes from Thiomicrospira sp. R3. Encoded proteins:
- the acs gene encoding acetate--CoA ligase — its product is MSTNIESILTETRVFEPSEAIKAQATISQAKLAEMYAKAEQDHVGFWADLAKEKLSWHKPFTQALDDAKAPLYRWFADGEMNVSYNCIDRHLDTKSDKLAIIFEGDKGDVHHYTYQELHDEVCRFANALKVQGIKPGDRVIIYMPMIPQAVIAMQACARIGAIHSIVFGGFSAEALRDRAENAGAKMIITTDGGMRGGKSIPLKAAVDQALSNGCDHVKKVIVYQRTKQDVKMQEGRDIWWHEAEAGMSNYHDPVMVAADHPLFLLYTSGSTGKPKGVQHGSAGYLLNTQLTCEWMFDLKDNDVFWCTADVGWITGHSYVAYGPLAMGATILMFEGVPTYPDAGRFWQVCQDHGVTVFYTAPTAIRALMKFGKDIAAQYDLSKLRILGTVGEPINPEAWMWYHEVIGRGECPIIDTWWQTETGAHMIAPFPGVTPLKPGSCTRPLPGIDAAVVDEEGNEIENNQGGYLVVRKPWPSMLQTVWGDDQRYIDTYYAKFNNKYYVVGDSAHKDADGYIWILGRVDDVLNVSGHRLGTMEIESALVAHPKVAEAAVVGKPHDVKGESVFAFVVLNTDLPAGDERNAMISELRNWVAQEIGPIAKPDEIRFGSNLPKTRSGKIMRRLLRTIAKGEQITQDTSTLEDPSVLLQLQQQ
- a CDS encoding universal stress protein UspA, translating into MNDGRIKFAGILLVIYTVLYFGVALMTSASFKDIAALEIIGLPLAVWGGLLIIVSGVIITRLYLRKIEQLEEEGAN
- a CDS encoding cation acetate symporter, with amino-acid sequence MENIVALGVVILGIALSLYISYYHRRSTSSTANFYVAGGGISPRINGMAMFGDYASAASFLGVAGAVALMGVDGWWLALGFFAAWIVVLLIIAGPLKNVGKFTVADVLNARYEGSEKGIRMIAMISTLVLCVMYLVPQIVGAGLLFNLLLGWDYLYTVIVTGSLMAIFVIMGGMKGTSYNQAVQGAILFGALIFLLIFGIIAFFGGNPVGMVIEGKDIVPPLVAAGNAEAVAAIAGMTNAQSAVAIETVRGIMTDAPNAISPGVGLRDLMNNASLVLALFLGVLGLPHILIRFYTVSNAKDARKSAEFTIWGLAVFYGSVFFVGLIAMYALYPTLVQLLADGQRGVATNMTMPMLGELMGGQLLMGVIAAGAMAAMLSTSAGLLISATTSLSHDLYKGVLRPNSTDEEQVRFAKIGAGVLALSAIAMSIWLKEQNVAMLVAMCFGIAASTFAPALVFAVWWRKLTSQAVIIGMAAGLISSLIFTFAAFFGTKSIMGIDVLVNPALYSVPFAVIVTVVVSYLTADRGNTEEFMAQAHGK
- a CDS encoding putative nucleotidyltransferase substrate binding domain-containing protein, with the translated sequence MSILEQTRFLHSLHPFDRLDQAWLEQSASALDVVYFAKDDRIPLDLAEHAFLYIVMKGRVSECQDDEGAGQCAIYGTNAQFGASTLLDQKAKLNYHAIEETLVYRLPNAVFNKLLKNNPDFEAFYFNDITEKLSRFHQQLQIESSSEAMMDAVKIAPLHALVEISCQTSIKSCVEQMEANKTDACLVKDGDKLGVITSSDLLRGLAIHGFDLANPIADMVSYPVISIHQNDYLFNALLKMTRYGVDRLMVRDKQGFVGVLHQKELMSLFANQSGLVMLTLERADSFEDLKKVTQQIDDLVAGLSNKGVKTHYIAKLVNELHRKLQARLWAILDQDGQFAQASFIVMGSEGRSEQVVRTDQDNAVVYDDALDANALAVFCQNYSAKLIELGFPPCPGDIMISNPAWRMSQSQFEAQIREWFEKPSLESFMNLSILFDAQAVQGDAMRLNRIKQVLQHQVNKRQMFLPQFALSVLQFETPIGLFGRLITQKDEGHSIDIKKGGIFPIVHGVRCLALEKGIEKTNTHWRIRELINCHVFDEAFGIELGETLNFFNTLRLQAMLDKKTRAEPLDNLIQTDQLTHFQQDLLKDAFGVVNKFKKVIEQHFKMDVIR